One window from the genome of Gimesia aquarii encodes:
- a CDS encoding phosphoribosylaminoimidazolesuccinocarboxamide synthase translates to MASTALIESSLSGIPVKRGKVRDVYDFEDRLLFVATDRISAFDWVLCPGIPDKGRVLTQISRFWFERFAEIPNHLISMNPADLPLPDNADLEVLKGRCMVVKKTEVVPFECVVRGYLSGSGWKDYLETGAVCGLELPQGLSQSAQLPEPLFTPATKAETGHDENVSFETMCTGVGQELAEQLRDLSIQIYQQGSEYAREQGIILADTKFEFGLLNGELILIDEVLTPDSSRFWPAELYQSGGPQPSLDKQFVRDWLESTTWDKNSPPPELPEEIVSKTRDKYFDAFRLLTGNECTW, encoded by the coding sequence ATGGCATCAACTGCTCTTATTGAAAGTTCACTTTCAGGCATTCCCGTCAAGCGGGGAAAAGTACGTGATGTATACGATTTTGAGGATCGACTCTTATTTGTGGCGACTGATCGAATCAGTGCGTTTGACTGGGTGTTGTGTCCTGGAATTCCAGATAAAGGGAGGGTGTTAACTCAAATCAGTCGTTTCTGGTTTGAACGTTTTGCGGAGATTCCCAATCATTTAATAAGCATGAATCCTGCTGATTTACCGCTCCCAGATAATGCCGATCTGGAGGTTCTCAAGGGACGATGTATGGTAGTGAAAAAAACAGAAGTAGTTCCTTTTGAGTGCGTTGTTCGCGGTTATCTATCTGGTTCCGGATGGAAGGATTATCTCGAGACGGGAGCTGTTTGTGGTCTTGAGCTTCCTCAAGGACTATCACAGAGTGCTCAGCTTCCAGAGCCATTGTTTACACCAGCCACAAAAGCGGAAACAGGCCATGACGAGAATGTTTCATTCGAGACGATGTGCACGGGAGTTGGCCAGGAGTTGGCGGAACAGTTACGAGATCTCAGCATTCAGATTTATCAACAAGGTTCAGAGTACGCACGTGAACAGGGAATTATTCTGGCCGATACAAAGTTTGAATTTGGTTTGTTGAATGGGGAACTCATTTTGATTGATGAAGTTTTAACACCGGACAGTTCACGTTTCTGGCCAGCTGAGCTTTACCAATCCGGAGGACCTCAGCCTTCTCTAGACAAACAGTTTGTACGTGATTGGCTAGAGTCTACTACATGGGATAAAAACAGTCCCCCTCCTGAACTTCCTGAAGAAATCGTCTCGAAA